In Streptomyces sp. NBC_00091, the following proteins share a genomic window:
- a CDS encoding aminoglycoside phosphotransferase family protein, translated as MYAATSSVSAPVRQHRTLQAGGGPYLEPGRQPVPAQGAVRARRMPGTGPQPLSGRIDLSGPQGAQLRTALASVQRICPEFAPVQVLRRSGRSVLLVGTTGRMTAVAKVLLDHSPEWRERYRHEIASYRTFVRHRPPVRVPRLIAADPENCVLVVERMAGRVAALQRHPVEAPPRTDLRAALGAVCRVNQWRPPADLFGHPVDYARRISRDHQLGLLTDRDFGDLQKLLHGLRLAGTPWQFNHGDALLSNLLLSPAGPVLLDWEHAGWYLPGYDLATLWTVLGDAPAARGQISRLAQSAGPVARDAFLVNLMLVLTREIRMSETAVQRSMLAAAPAQPLPAGALSSGEEQRLLLRRLHDDAGMARRAVRAAVGTR; from the coding sequence ATGTACGCAGCAACGTCCTCCGTGTCCGCACCGGTTCGGCAGCACCGCACCCTCCAGGCGGGCGGCGGCCCCTACCTCGAACCCGGCCGCCAGCCGGTACCGGCGCAGGGCGCCGTACGGGCGCGGCGGATGCCGGGTACCGGACCGCAGCCGCTCAGCGGAAGAATCGACCTGTCCGGGCCGCAGGGGGCGCAGCTGCGCACCGCGCTCGCGTCGGTGCAGCGGATCTGTCCGGAGTTCGCACCGGTCCAGGTCCTGCGGCGCAGCGGCCGGTCGGTCCTCCTGGTGGGGACGACAGGGCGGATGACCGCGGTCGCGAAGGTTTTACTGGACCACTCGCCCGAGTGGCGCGAGCGGTACCGGCACGAAATAGCGTCGTACCGGACGTTCGTCCGGCACCGCCCGCCGGTCCGCGTGCCCCGGCTGATCGCCGCGGACCCGGAGAACTGCGTACTGGTGGTGGAGCGGATGGCGGGCCGGGTCGCGGCGCTCCAGCGGCATCCGGTGGAGGCGCCGCCGCGGACCGACCTGCGGGCCGCCCTGGGAGCGGTGTGCCGGGTGAACCAGTGGCGTCCGCCGGCCGATCTGTTCGGCCACCCGGTGGACTACGCGCGGCGGATCTCCCGCGACCACCAGCTGGGACTGCTGACCGACCGGGACTTCGGCGACCTGCAGAAGCTGCTGCACGGGCTGCGGCTGGCGGGTACCCCGTGGCAGTTCAACCACGGTGACGCGCTGCTGTCGAACCTGCTGCTGTCCCCGGCCGGGCCGGTGCTCCTCGACTGGGAGCACGCCGGGTGGTACCTGCCGGGCTACGACCTGGCCACGCTGTGGACGGTACTGGGTGACGCTCCGGCGGCGCGCGGCCAGATCAGCCGGCTGGCCCAGTCGGCCGGCCCGGTGGCGCGGGACGCCTTCCTGGTGAACCTGATGCTGGTGCTGACCAGGGAGATCCGGATGTCCGAGACGGCGGTGCAGCGCTCCATGCTGGCGGCCGCCCCCGCCCAGCCGCTTCCCGCGGGGGCCCTGTCCTCGGGGGAGGAGCAGCGCCTGCTGCTGCGCCGTCTGCACGACGACGCCGGGATGGCCCGCAGAGCGGTCCGGGCGGCGGTCGGCACGCGCTGA
- a CDS encoding PP2C family protein-serine/threonine phosphatase yields the protein MPSHLYADRPAQPPEPGSVDALISQTRRLRGEVDAVRRDTVVDDDDAQGRWQRALCDLAVHHLDDLGQHLGQLKEGLPPAPELVELPPAAPEAAQEDRQTRVGSAEWNLLTDEVTWSEELFQIFGRSPEAGPLPLDELGSTLFSEDQPLMTAMVTDCLVDGKPIDGEFRIVRADGRVRTLHMRGEPVLDSDGCTASMWAVLRDVSELRRSQRAERESRDSLQRQREIAQTEHRLAVELQEAVLPPWRGSLRFPHENAGTMDVAAHYLPSATSALIGGDWYDALELPDGRSLLTVGDLTGHGVSATSGMAMMLGALRGMAMAGIEPGPLMGWLNQLLETSVQPALGSAVCCRYDPARRMLSWAQAGHPAPLLFRRGQGRALQPPEGVLLGATSGAVYGQAEERLELGDVLVLHTDGLASQSIEFSRTDGTERLLALAPRFSQARSARDCVRMVTEEFGESEREDDACVLVARIGG from the coding sequence ATGCCGTCCCACCTGTACGCGGACCGTCCCGCGCAGCCGCCCGAGCCGGGATCGGTGGACGCACTGATCTCGCAGACCCGCCGGCTGCGCGGCGAGGTGGACGCCGTACGCCGCGACACCGTCGTGGACGACGACGACGCCCAGGGCCGCTGGCAGCGCGCGCTGTGCGACCTCGCCGTGCACCACCTCGACGACCTCGGCCAGCACCTCGGCCAGCTCAAGGAGGGCCTGCCGCCCGCTCCCGAACTCGTCGAACTCCCCCCGGCGGCCCCGGAGGCCGCGCAGGAGGACCGGCAGACCCGCGTCGGCAGCGCCGAGTGGAACCTGCTGACGGACGAGGTCACCTGGTCCGAGGAGCTCTTCCAGATCTTCGGCCGGTCCCCCGAGGCCGGCCCACTGCCCCTCGACGAGCTGGGCTCCACCCTGTTCTCCGAGGACCAGCCCCTGATGACCGCGATGGTCACGGACTGCCTGGTCGACGGCAAGCCGATAGACGGCGAGTTCCGCATCGTCCGGGCCGACGGGCGGGTCCGGACGCTGCACATGAGGGGCGAGCCGGTGCTCGACTCCGACGGCTGCACGGCCTCCATGTGGGCCGTGCTGCGGGACGTGAGCGAACTGCGCCGCAGCCAGCGGGCGGAACGCGAGTCGCGGGATTCGCTCCAGCGCCAGCGGGAGATCGCGCAGACCGAGCACCGGCTGGCGGTCGAACTGCAGGAAGCCGTGCTCCCCCCGTGGCGCGGCTCCCTGCGGTTCCCGCACGAGAACGCCGGCACGATGGACGTGGCCGCGCACTACCTGCCCTCCGCGACCAGCGCGCTGATCGGCGGCGACTGGTACGACGCGCTCGAACTCCCCGACGGACGCTCCCTTCTGACGGTCGGTGACCTGACCGGGCACGGGGTGAGCGCCACCTCCGGGATGGCGATGATGCTCGGCGCCCTGCGCGGCATGGCCATGGCCGGGATCGAGCCGGGCCCCCTGATGGGCTGGCTCAACCAGCTGCTGGAGACCTCCGTACAGCCCGCACTCGGCTCCGCCGTCTGCTGCCGCTACGATCCCGCGCGCCGGATGCTGTCCTGGGCACAGGCCGGACACCCCGCGCCCCTGCTCTTCCGCCGCGGCCAGGGCCGGGCGCTGCAACCCCCGGAGGGCGTCCTGCTGGGGGCGACCTCGGGGGCCGTGTACGGGCAGGCCGAGGAACGGCTCGAACTGGGCGACGTACTCGTACTGCACACGGACGGACTGGCCTCGCAGAGCATCGAGTTCAGCCGGACGGACGGCACCGAGCGGCTGCTGGCGCTCGCGCCGCGGTTCTCGCAGGCGCGGTCGGCCCGCGACTGCGTCCGCATGGTGACGGAGGAGTTCGGCGAGAGCGAGCGCGAGGACGACGCCTGCGTCCTGGTCGCCCGGATCGGCGGCTGA
- a CDS encoding SCO4226 family nickel-binding protein, which yields MAKYMDVHHGMKGITETELKAAHKADLAIQSDEKVKFERAWADPASGEVYCLSEAPSADAVRRIHERSGHPADEIHPVPLTI from the coding sequence GTGGCCAAGTACATGGATGTCCACCATGGCATGAAGGGCATCACGGAAACCGAGCTGAAGGCCGCCCACAAGGCGGACCTGGCGATCCAGTCGGACGAGAAGGTGAAGTTCGAGCGGGCCTGGGCCGACCCGGCGTCCGGCGAGGTCTACTGCCTGTCCGAGGCACCCTCGGCCGACGCGGTCCGGCGGATCCACGAGCGCTCGGGGCACCCCGCCGACGAGATCCACCCCGTACCGCTCACCATCTGA
- a CDS encoding xanthine dehydrogenase family protein molybdopterin-binding subunit, giving the protein MTEQSSAPAGGSRRSFLTYLVAAPTLALVTRAGADVLAPQPAHAVIPSLPAIADIVDLGDLFILAGAPTSALLALAVEADGTIRFRLPREEVGQGLTTAVAMLVAEELDAPLDTVRVELDDARPELLFNQLTGSSNSIRSLYGPVRQCAATARARLVAAAAARWSLSASALSTADGSVRAPDGRSATYGSLAVAAASPGLIVLGASPKPAAKHALVGTPTRRIDARAMVTGAQKYTLDLDVPGAKPCVVRRPPSVGGSVRGVTNLTAVRAMPGVLDVVTVKTGVAVVAETFGQALDAKAALQVDWGPGPADQLSDAQIRTKLRAATPPLLVPPLLTPYVDAEFDFAFVSHAPMETNSAVADVRDDRAEIWSGLKSPIVARETIAIELGLPLDKVKVHVVQAGGSFGRRLFFDAALEAARISKACRRPVRLMWTRVDDTRHGRMRPATHHRIRATHLLGEVLSFEHRVAAAETDFRHGLGEIITATAASLPSGIGNATLAQTLFLTTIKSPYHFGLTTQALTEVPTGIPTGSWRSVYSANTRGAEEIVVDELAAATGKDPYRFRRTFLKTDAQRAVLDKVAAEGQWGRAMPAGCAQGIAFHEEYKSRTACLVEIDTRDPERVRVTKAVIAVDVGLPVNPRGLEAQMIGGLTDAISTTLRAGLHLDKGLPLEGSYSQFHWAQQRDTPREVRVIVLPATGTEPGGAGELGVPAAVGAIANAWARATGSKPRSFPLDFDVDFTPYPR; this is encoded by the coding sequence ATGACCGAACAGAGCAGCGCGCCGGCCGGAGGGAGCCGCCGCTCCTTCCTGACCTATCTGGTCGCGGCGCCCACCCTGGCCCTGGTCACCCGGGCCGGGGCCGATGTCCTCGCCCCGCAGCCCGCGCACGCCGTGATCCCGAGCCTGCCCGCCATCGCCGACATCGTCGACCTCGGCGACCTGTTCATCCTGGCCGGCGCCCCCACCTCCGCGCTGCTGGCGCTCGCGGTGGAGGCGGACGGCACCATCCGCTTCCGGCTGCCGCGCGAGGAGGTCGGCCAGGGCCTCACCACCGCCGTGGCCATGCTGGTCGCGGAGGAGCTGGACGCGCCCCTGGACACGGTCCGGGTGGAACTGGACGACGCCCGCCCCGAGTTGCTGTTCAACCAGCTCACCGGCTCCTCCAACTCGATCCGCTCCCTCTACGGGCCGGTCCGCCAGTGCGCCGCCACCGCCCGGGCCCGCCTGGTCGCGGCCGCCGCCGCCCGCTGGAGCCTCTCCGCCTCCGCGCTGAGCACCGCGGACGGCTCCGTACGGGCCCCCGACGGCCGCAGCGCCACCTACGGCAGCCTCGCCGTGGCCGCCGCCTCGCCCGGCCTGATCGTCCTGGGCGCCTCCCCGAAGCCGGCCGCGAAGCACGCCCTGGTCGGCACCCCGACCCGGCGGATCGACGCCCGCGCCATGGTGACGGGCGCTCAGAAGTACACCCTCGACCTCGACGTGCCGGGCGCCAAGCCCTGCGTGGTGCGCCGTCCGCCCTCCGTCGGCGGCAGCGTCCGCGGCGTCACCAACCTCACGGCCGTCCGGGCGATGCCGGGGGTCCTGGACGTGGTGACCGTCAAGACCGGGGTCGCCGTCGTCGCGGAAACGTTCGGGCAGGCCCTCGACGCCAAGGCCGCGCTCCAGGTCGACTGGGGCCCCGGCCCCGCCGACCAGCTCTCGGACGCGCAGATCCGTACCAAGCTGCGGGCGGCCACCCCGCCGCTGCTGGTGCCGCCGCTGCTCACCCCGTACGTGGACGCCGAGTTCGACTTCGCCTTCGTCAGCCACGCCCCGATGGAGACCAACTCGGCGGTCGCCGACGTACGGGACGACCGCGCCGAGATCTGGTCCGGGCTCAAGTCCCCCATCGTCGCGCGGGAGACCATCGCCATCGAGCTCGGACTGCCGCTGGACAAGGTGAAGGTGCACGTGGTCCAGGCGGGCGGCTCCTTCGGCCGGCGGCTGTTCTTCGACGCGGCCCTGGAGGCCGCCCGGATCTCCAAGGCCTGCCGCCGCCCGGTGCGGCTGATGTGGACCCGCGTCGACGACACCCGCCACGGCCGGATGCGCCCCGCCACCCACCACCGGATCCGGGCCACGCACCTGCTCGGCGAGGTCCTCAGCTTCGAGCACCGGGTCGCCGCCGCGGAGACCGACTTCCGGCACGGACTCGGCGAGATCATCACCGCCACCGCCGCGAGCCTGCCCTCCGGCATCGGCAACGCCACCCTGGCCCAGACCCTGTTCCTGACCACCATCAAGTCCCCGTACCACTTCGGGCTCACCACCCAGGCCCTGACGGAGGTCCCGACGGGCATCCCCACCGGGTCCTGGCGCTCGGTGTACTCGGCCAACACCCGGGGCGCCGAAGAGATCGTGGTGGACGAGCTCGCCGCGGCCACCGGCAAGGACCCCTACCGCTTCCGGCGCACCTTCCTCAAGACCGACGCCCAGCGCGCGGTGCTCGACAAGGTGGCCGCCGAAGGGCAGTGGGGCCGGGCCATGCCGGCCGGCTGCGCGCAGGGCATCGCCTTCCACGAGGAGTACAAGTCGCGCACCGCCTGCCTCGTGGAGATCGACACCCGCGACCCGGAGCGGGTCCGCGTCACCAAGGCGGTCATCGCCGTGGACGTGGGCCTGCCCGTCAACCCGCGCGGGCTGGAGGCCCAGATGATCGGCGGCCTCACCGACGCGATCTCCACCACCCTGCGCGCCGGGCTGCACCTGGACAAGGGGCTGCCGCTGGAGGGCAGTTACAGCCAGTTCCACTGGGCGCAGCAGCGCGACACCCCGCGTGAGGTACGGGTCATCGTGCTCCCGGCGACCGGCACCGAGCCGGGCGGCGCGGGTGAACTCGGGGTGCCCGCCGCCGTGGGTGCCATCGCCAACGCCTGGGCCCGGGCCACCGGTTCCAAGCCCCGCAGCTTCCCCCTCGACTTCGACGTCGACTTCACCCCCTACCCGCGCTGA
- a CDS encoding (2Fe-2S)-binding protein — translation MPLHTFTVNGQSVTVDAPDNLPLLWVLRDMLGVTGPKYGCGVDVCKACTSHLDGADVRPCVVPVSACAGKRVTTIEGLADGDRLHPVQEAWLEQDVAQCGFCQPGQIMAAVALLQRTSEPTDEDIDAIANICRCGTYFRIREAIRSAAARM, via the coding sequence GTGCCCCTGCACACCTTCACCGTCAACGGCCAGAGCGTCACCGTCGACGCCCCCGACAACCTCCCCCTGCTGTGGGTGCTCCGCGACATGCTGGGCGTCACCGGCCCCAAGTACGGCTGCGGGGTGGACGTCTGCAAGGCCTGCACCAGCCACCTCGACGGGGCCGACGTCCGTCCGTGCGTGGTCCCCGTCTCCGCCTGCGCGGGGAAGCGGGTGACCACCATCGAGGGGCTGGCCGACGGGGACCGGCTGCACCCCGTACAGGAGGCCTGGCTCGAGCAGGACGTCGCCCAGTGCGGCTTCTGCCAGCCGGGGCAGATCATGGCCGCGGTGGCGCTGCTCCAGCGCACGAGCGAGCCCACGGACGAGGACATCGACGCCATCGCCAACATCTGCCGCTGCGGGACCTACTTCCGCATCCGCGAGGCCATCCGCAGCGCGGCCGCCAGGATGTGA
- a CDS encoding APC family permease, whose product MRRINAKRVLVGEPLDSARLGETLLPKRLALPIFCSDPLSSVAYATEEILLILALGGVALLHLAWYAAAAIVLLLVVVVASYRQTCHAYPGGGGAYIVSSENLGPTAALTAASALLVDYVMTVAVSVVSGVAAITSAIPSLSDHQVALSVGFVVLLTLMNLRGVRESGRVFAIPTYGFVLVIYVMFAVAAVRLATGDTIRAESAHLPITAAGTYTGLAVVFLALRAFASGCTALTGVEAISNGVPAFQKPKAKNAATTLAAMGVLSVTMFVGITALAMSYQVHSAADPTELGLPAGTPMSTALAQIGRATFGSWHFLFYLLQAVTAGVLVLAANTAFNGFPMLASILAKDRYAPRQLFNRGDRLVYSNGVILLALAAIALIVAFDAELTRLIQLYIIGVFVSFTLSQSGMVRHWRRELASPATPRSERIHIHRRLAINAIGAVMTALVLVVVLITKFTHGAWLVVIAMPALFLGMKGVRRHYDTVARQVAVAPGAKPHKPARHHVVVLVANVHAPTLGALGYAQALRPDTLSALSVAADEEEARQLREAWTEHDPGIPLTVLHSPYREVVGPVLEYVEEAAAAEGTDVLSVVIPEYVVGHWWEQPLHNQNALRLKARLLFTPGVAVIDVPYLLESARQQQEPQEPRRG is encoded by the coding sequence ATGAGGCGAATCAATGCGAAACGCGTGCTGGTCGGTGAGCCCCTCGACAGCGCGCGCCTGGGCGAGACCCTGCTGCCCAAACGGCTCGCGCTGCCGATCTTCTGCAGCGACCCGCTCTCCTCCGTGGCCTACGCCACCGAGGAGATCCTGCTGATCCTCGCCCTCGGCGGAGTCGCCCTGCTCCACCTCGCCTGGTACGCGGCCGCCGCCATCGTCTTGCTGCTGGTGGTGGTCGTCGCCTCCTACCGGCAGACCTGCCACGCCTACCCCGGCGGCGGGGGCGCGTACATCGTCAGCTCCGAGAACCTGGGACCCACCGCCGCCCTCACGGCCGCCAGCGCCCTGCTCGTCGACTACGTGATGACCGTCGCCGTCTCCGTCGTCTCCGGGGTCGCCGCCATCACCTCGGCGATCCCCTCCCTCAGCGACCACCAAGTCGCCCTGTCCGTCGGCTTCGTGGTGCTGCTGACCCTGATGAACCTGCGCGGCGTACGGGAGTCGGGGCGCGTCTTCGCCATCCCCACCTACGGGTTCGTCCTCGTCATCTACGTCATGTTCGCCGTAGCCGCCGTCCGCCTCGCCACCGGCGACACCATCCGGGCCGAGTCCGCCCACCTCCCGATCACCGCCGCCGGCACCTACACCGGCCTCGCCGTGGTCTTCCTCGCCCTGCGCGCCTTCGCCTCCGGCTGTACGGCCCTCACCGGTGTCGAGGCCATCAGCAACGGCGTCCCCGCCTTCCAGAAGCCCAAGGCCAAGAACGCCGCGACCACCCTGGCCGCCATGGGCGTGCTCTCCGTGACCATGTTCGTCGGCATCACCGCCCTCGCCATGTCCTACCAGGTGCACTCCGCCGCCGACCCCACCGAACTGGGCCTGCCCGCCGGCACCCCGATGTCCACCGCGCTCGCCCAGATCGGCCGCGCCACCTTCGGGAGCTGGCACTTCCTCTTCTACCTGCTCCAGGCCGTCACCGCGGGCGTCCTGGTCCTGGCCGCCAACACCGCCTTCAACGGCTTCCCGATGCTCGCCTCTATCCTCGCCAAGGACCGCTACGCCCCCCGCCAGCTCTTCAACCGCGGCGACCGGCTCGTCTACTCCAACGGCGTCATCCTGCTCGCCCTCGCCGCCATCGCCCTGATCGTCGCCTTCGACGCCGAACTGACCCGCCTCATCCAGCTCTACATCATCGGCGTCTTCGTCTCCTTCACCCTCTCCCAGTCCGGGATGGTCAGGCACTGGAGGCGCGAGCTGGCCTCCCCGGCCACCCCCAGGTCCGAGCGGATCCACATCCACCGCCGGCTCGCCATCAACGCGATCGGCGCGGTCATGACCGCCCTGGTCCTGGTCGTCGTCCTGATCACCAAGTTCACGCACGGCGCCTGGCTGGTCGTCATCGCCATGCCCGCGCTGTTCCTCGGCATGAAGGGGGTCCGCCGCCACTACGACACGGTCGCCCGGCAGGTCGCCGTCGCCCCCGGGGCCAAGCCGCACAAGCCGGCCCGCCACCACGTCGTCGTCCTCGTCGCCAATGTGCACGCCCCGACCCTGGGCGCCCTCGGCTACGCCCAGGCGCTGCGGCCCGACACCCTCAGCGCGCTCTCCGTCGCCGCCGACGAGGAGGAGGCGCGGCAGCTGCGCGAGGCCTGGACGGAACACGACCCCGGCATTCCGCTCACGGTGCTGCACTCCCCCTACCGGGAGGTGGTCGGGCCGGTCCTGGAGTACGTCGAGGAGGCCGCGGCCGCCGAGGGGACGGACGTGCTGTCGGTGGTCATCCCGGAGTACGTGGTCGGGCACTGGTGGGAGCAGCCCCTGCACAACCAGAACGCGCTGCGGCTGAAGGCGCGGCTGCTCTTCACCCCGGGGGTCGCGGTGATCGACGTACCGTACCTGCTGGAGTCGGCCCGGCAGCAGCAGGAGCCGCAGGAGCCGCGGCGGGGGTAG
- a CDS encoding helix-turn-helix domain-containing protein, whose product MDRIIEEIREDLTRRIAVAADRLTDRTLTEDPAYAALTGRAELRERIHHTLHQAVEGLVRSARGLPVELSDARATGALRAGQGLPLDSLRRTYRYGGRLVWQSLTEAVAAHDRAALPRLLPGAGALWDVLDQMTDAASEAYLRAGAERGERERERRAGLLDVLLDGSGPVAEAAAQLGLPERGRFAVVVLRPGGPGTPGRPDGRPGAGPDAPRLLWRIRADAETGLAELGHHPLESLRGLLAPLGVRAGVSPVVGAPAELAGARRLAALALRTAPPSAAPGAALLDERLPAALVAADAELAARLRQVVLGPVLELPAEDARVLLTTLGTWLACQGSTTQAAQRLYCHRNTVSNRLRRLERLTGRALSDPAHVVELALAHAAVTQHPAPAGPTPAAAPAAPAAAGPTPAGTVRRSPRPPG is encoded by the coding sequence ATGGATCGGATCATCGAGGAGATACGTGAGGACCTGACCCGCCGGATCGCCGTCGCGGCGGACCGGCTCACCGACCGGACGCTGACCGAGGATCCCGCCTACGCCGCCCTGACCGGGCGGGCCGAGCTGCGCGAGCGGATCCACCACACCCTCCACCAGGCCGTCGAGGGGCTGGTCCGCAGCGCGCGGGGGCTGCCCGTCGAGCTGTCCGACGCCCGGGCCACCGGCGCCCTGCGCGCCGGGCAGGGGCTGCCGCTCGACTCCTTGCGGCGCACCTACCGCTACGGCGGGCGGCTGGTGTGGCAGAGCCTGACCGAGGCGGTGGCCGCGCACGACCGGGCGGCGCTGCCGCGGCTGCTGCCGGGGGCGGGCGCGCTGTGGGACGTACTGGACCAGATGACGGACGCCGCCTCGGAGGCGTACCTGCGGGCCGGGGCCGAGCGGGGCGAGCGCGAACGGGAGCGCCGGGCCGGGCTGCTGGACGTGCTGCTCGACGGCTCGGGCCCGGTGGCGGAGGCGGCGGCGCAGCTGGGGCTGCCGGAGCGGGGGCGCTTCGCGGTGGTCGTGCTCCGGCCGGGCGGCCCCGGCACCCCGGGCCGCCCCGACGGCAGACCCGGCGCGGGGCCGGACGCCCCGCGCCTGCTCTGGCGGATCCGGGCCGACGCGGAGACGGGCCTGGCCGAGCTGGGCCACCACCCGCTGGAGTCCCTGCGCGGCCTGCTCGCCCCGCTCGGCGTGCGCGCCGGGGTCAGCCCGGTGGTCGGCGCTCCGGCCGAGCTGGCCGGGGCCCGCCGGCTGGCGGCCCTCGCCCTGCGCACCGCCCCGCCGTCCGCCGCGCCCGGCGCCGCCCTGCTGGACGAGCGGCTCCCGGCGGCGCTGGTGGCGGCCGACGCCGAACTCGCCGCCCGGCTGCGCCAGGTGGTGCTGGGGCCGGTGCTGGAGCTGCCCGCGGAGGACGCCCGGGTCCTGCTGACCACACTGGGCACCTGGCTGGCCTGCCAGGGCTCGACCACGCAGGCCGCCCAGCGGCTGTACTGCCACCGCAACACCGTCTCCAACCGGCTGCGGCGCCTGGAGCGGCTCACCGGCCGCGCGCTGTCGGACCCGGCGCACGTGGTGGAACTGGCCCTGGCCCACGCGGCGGTGACCCAGCACCCCGCCCCCGCCGGGCCTACCCCCGCCGCGGCTCCTGCGGCTCCTGCTGCTGCCGGGCCGACTCCAGCAGGTACGGTACGTCGATCACCGCGACCCCCGGGGTGA
- a CDS encoding TetR/AcrR family transcriptional regulator, with product MRQNPQRRAALLDAAIEVLAREGSRGLTLRAVDAEAEVPTGTASNYFANRGQLLVQILHRTRERLTPDPAELAGPLDTKVLLGRLLGRIRRERSVHTAMLELRLEATRRPELQAELATFLAAELEENIAWHLDAGLPGDQEGVALLYLAMQGLIVDDLTVPALLEAHPVDELLGVMVERLLPERPAG from the coding sequence ATGCGCCAGAATCCGCAGCGCCGAGCCGCGCTCCTCGACGCCGCCATCGAGGTCCTGGCCCGCGAGGGCTCCCGGGGCCTGACCCTGCGCGCCGTGGACGCGGAGGCCGAGGTCCCGACCGGCACCGCCTCCAACTACTTCGCCAACCGGGGCCAGCTGCTGGTGCAGATCCTCCACCGCACCCGCGAACGCCTCACCCCGGACCCGGCCGAGCTGGCCGGCCCCCTCGACACCAAGGTGCTGCTCGGCCGGCTCCTCGGACGGATCCGCCGCGAGCGCAGCGTCCACACCGCGATGCTGGAGCTGCGCCTGGAAGCCACCCGCAGGCCCGAACTCCAGGCGGAGCTGGCCACGTTCCTGGCCGCCGAGCTCGAGGAGAACATCGCCTGGCACCTGGACGCCGGCCTGCCCGGGGACCAGGAGGGCGTCGCCCTGCTCTACCTCGCGATGCAGGGCCTGATCGTGGACGACCTCACCGTCCCCGCCCTGCTCGAGGCCCACCCGGTGGACGAGCTCCTCGGGGTGATGGTGGAGCGCCTCCTCCCGGAGCGGCCCGCCGGCTGA
- a CDS encoding transcriptional regulator: protein MTATAAATAVSPLLTRLAAERATGALLRDRGTLFLEDGRVVHAESPSTPGLEVLLTTGGGLAPERWTEAVNEAGARRQVARFLVDSGGLAGGELEICHLAAIFDAAFFALSPGSGPSRFRRGATHWIGSVRSVPASAVERETCRRRELLDAVWPYPLLDTSPVVPRPAAPGQTVTARQRILLAQADGVRTPADLAWVLGRPAFHTLLDVRRLAAAGLVETPHTPPAPASAPAPLPDWMTQAQPPDVALLRRLRDALEASL, encoded by the coding sequence ATGACCGCCACCGCCGCCGCCACCGCCGTCTCCCCCCTGCTCACCCGGCTCGCCGCCGAGCGCGCCACCGGCGCCCTGCTGCGCGACCGGGGCACCCTCTTCCTGGAGGACGGCCGCGTGGTGCACGCCGAGAGCCCCTCCACCCCGGGCCTCGAGGTCCTGCTCACCACTGGCGGGGGCCTGGCCCCGGAGCGCTGGACCGAGGCCGTGAACGAGGCCGGGGCCCGCCGCCAGGTGGCCCGGTTCCTCGTGGACAGCGGCGGGCTGGCGGGCGGCGAGCTGGAGATCTGCCATCTCGCGGCGATCTTCGACGCGGCCTTCTTCGCGCTCTCCCCGGGCAGCGGCCCCTCGCGCTTCCGCCGCGGCGCCACCCACTGGATCGGCTCGGTCCGCTCCGTCCCGGCTTCCGCCGTGGAACGGGAGACCTGCCGGCGCCGCGAACTGCTGGACGCGGTGTGGCCCTACCCCCTGCTGGACACCTCCCCGGTGGTGCCGCGGCCCGCCGCGCCGGGGCAGACCGTCACCGCCCGGCAGCGGATCCTGCTCGCGCAGGCCGACGGCGTACGCACCCCCGCCGACCTCGCGTGGGTGCTGGGCCGGCCCGCCTTCCACACCCTGCTCGACGTACGAAGACTCGCGGCCGCCGGTCTCGTGGAGACCCCGCACACACCGCCGGCCCCCGCGTCGGCCCCCGCACCCCTGCCCGACTGGATGACCCAGGCCCAACCCCCGGACGTGGCACTGCTCCGCCGGTTACGCGACGCACTGGAGGCAAGCCTGTGA
- a CDS encoding roadblock/LC7 domain-containing protein: MSPPMVPAGTEAEILAELRRLRARVPQLTGVLAASADGLVLAQESAAGEAESLAALTAAALGVAQRLSDCTGQGGFRELLVRGEHGYVATYAAGDAAVLTLIAEPRVNVGRLHLEARRSSLHITDLIDHGLGRRGPGVPPAGDTPPGRESTVPELPR, translated from the coding sequence ATGAGCCCGCCGATGGTGCCCGCCGGGACCGAAGCCGAGATACTCGCCGAGCTCCGGCGGCTGCGGGCCCGCGTCCCCCAGCTCACCGGGGTCCTCGCCGCGAGCGCCGACGGCCTGGTGCTCGCCCAGGAGAGCGCCGCCGGCGAGGCCGAGTCCCTCGCGGCCCTGACCGCGGCCGCCCTCGGCGTGGCCCAGCGGCTCAGCGACTGCACCGGCCAGGGCGGCTTCCGGGAACTGCTCGTGCGCGGCGAGCACGGGTACGTCGCCACCTACGCCGCGGGCGACGCGGCCGTCCTCACCCTGATCGCGGAGCCGCGCGTCAACGTCGGCCGCCTCCACCTGGAGGCCCGCCGCTCCAGCCTGCACATCACCGACCTCATAGACCACGGCCTCGGCCGCCGCGGCCCGGGAGTGCCGCCCGCCGGCGACACGCCCCCGGGCCGCGAGTCGACCGTCCCCGAACTTCCCCGGTAG